Genomic segment of Malania oleifera isolate guangnan ecotype guangnan chromosome 7, ASM2987363v1, whole genome shotgun sequence:
ACTTCCTTTCATGTTTACCCCCATATTACATATAAAGAGAGAGACAATTTTGAACTTGAATAACAAAAAAGTGCAGAAAGACTAGCTGGGAAAAAGAAGTGTAGTGCATTGTACGCAACACAAAAACATAAGTCATAAGACTTGAACCTAGTACACCCTGGATCAAAAAATGCAATACCATAGTCTATGCTAGACTACTAATCTCCTATAAGCCTCACTATTAGGAATTTAGCCCAACAAGTCTAAATATCCATTCCAATGACCTTGATTAATCCTAATGACTTAAACAATGACTATAATTTCTTGAAAAAATTAcatgtattttataattttttaaagttttctttGTGAAGAAATGGAAGTTAATGAGTGAATGTTATGGATTGAAAAGGCATAAATATAGTGTAAACAGTGCAGAGTTGAATGagttattttttagaaatttcaagAATGCTGTGCTTCCCGCTTACATCCTTTGGACCAATATCCATTATTTGATGCGTTTGTATTTTAGCCAGTGGAAGCACTTCAGATATTCAGAAACATGTCAAGGCAAGGTCCTAGCTTGAATAAGCAATGATGTGTGGCCTTGAATTTTTGTTTCTGTACAATCAAGTGACTATGCACATATATGCATTGCGCTGCGTGTTTAATCAAGTTGATTTTTTCAACATTTTCACATCACCTACATTGCATTTTATGCTGTCACTTTTTTAGTCATCTTCATTCAAATTAGAGAAAGCAGTTCTATATGAAGCTTTCATCTTCATTGAAACCAAGCAAGCGTACGCAAGTAGGCTGTGAATACAAAGATTTTGCTTTATAATATTCTTTAATGTATTAAAGGAAAAAGGGAATGATGAAAGATAGCGATTTGAAATTAATGTAAAAAATCACTAGATATGGTCTAGAATTTTATGATATGATAGTGGTTAGTGATTTGTAGTTATAACCTATATCTATTAATCCAACCATACCCGCCATAAATAATTGGGTTAGGGTACACTCATATAATTATATAGGTCATAAATGAGTGACCCATTTAGACAAAAAAATTAAATGGATGAAAATGGGTGTACCTACTTAACCTATCAACCTATTTAAATTTTTAACATTGTTAATTATAATAGATTAATAGTAATGCATCACATTTAAAGCTGTACGTAATTATGTTATTAGTTCGGTTAAGATATTTACGCGATTACATAATTATTTACATACGtaattgatttagtttggttgtcTAAATTGATTAATATGTATGTACATAATTGCTTAATTGGTTTGGTTCAGTTATATACATAATtatgtatgtaataataatattgaTTGCACCTCTCAGTTGAAACTAAATTACGTAATTGCATAACTAATGCTATACTTCAAATATCTATATAcgtaattacataattatgtaaCTGTTGACAGCTCTTTTTGAatatgtatgtaaattatggcaTTGGGACCTCTCCATTGAAACTAAACTATTTAATAAGTAATTATTTACATAATTAAAACTATAGTTTTGAAATCTTtgtacataattacataattatggaCTTTAAATATGTATgtaattaagtaatttatgaatcGACATAAATGTTTTAGTTTAGTTATCTAAAACAATTAATATGTATTTATGTAATTGgttcaatttaaatatgtacgTAAGTGGTTTAATTTGATATGCATGTATGCAATTATGTAATTGGTTCGGTTAGATATATGCgcagttatatatgtatgtagtTATAATGTTTACTGCACCTATCATTTGAAACTATGCATGGGCTCACACTCACACTTTGTGCTTGCTCtgcaattttttttctaaaattttatatttattttaagaataTAATAGAGGAAATGAATAAAAGTTGAAGGGTATACCAATTTGATTAGAAGAGTAGTTATGATTAATTATAAAAGTGTTTTAGGGCAGTTATGAGAGGCCATGGGGGTGTTTTGGGACAACTATAGATAGTTATAGGAGTTTAAAAACTAGACCAAGAAAGGAGAATCCCATTTCTAATAGTAGAGATTAAACTACGTGTCGACACCTGACTCAGGTGACCCATTTATTGTGAGCAAGTTTGGTAACCATTTTGAAAAATGTGTAAAGTATAGAAAACCAAACCATCAGTTCTCGAACTcaccttttattttgaaaatggagtcgccactttatattattttttgataaggtaaaaataaaggaaaaagctTTCAAAGAGTTGAGTTTGAGAGTACCTTTGTGAATAGGAAAGGTAACCCATTAATTCTTTAAAATAAGAATTAAGAGATTAACACCCTATATCACTCGTTCTCAGAATGGTTACTGTATTTGCATTGTGTACGTGTCTCTCTTAAAAAGATAGAGTTTTTTGACATTGAATTTTCAAGAATTTTTGCAAAAAATGAGAGGAGGCATGGGCTGGTTGAACACCCTCAGAGGCTGATCAATCGTGCTTTGCTCTCAGTAAAACCGGTTGGCTGTCTCCTAATGGGCAGTAGACTGCCTAAAGTAAGTGGCcacccacttttttttttttccagaaaaaTCATGTGGTCAACCTAAACCTTTGAAATGACTTTCATAAGGTTTGTGCAGATGCTTTTGCCTTTTGAAGATCCTACTACTTTATTGCCTTTTcaatttgcaaaaaaaatttgaaaaaaacacACAAAATTCACGAAAAAGAAAgataagtttttattttattttatttttaatagttatGGCTACATCCATATTGAAATAGACTGACTACAGACCCAAAAATAGAGAGATCAAGCCATTTGTAGCTCCcaaaacatttttaaattttacttagAAACATTTTGGGTTTTAAAAGAAACCTCGactttttggagaaaaatcaatatttttagcaaaaaacATGATTTTCCAGAACACTCTAAATTTACAGAGCCTTAAAATCACtgaaattttagaaaagaaatCCATTTTCCACCCTCAAGTTGTATCGTGGGTCATCATCTtgaaaaatgatttattttttaaaataaatttgagtTATTGGTTTTTTGGTGGGAGAACCACAAAACTCACTTTGAAAACGTATGAATTCTAGGAAAAAGTTATTCTAAAAAAGTGTCCAAAAGCACATCATGGACATTCATTTTAGAAAAagaccttttttttattttatttttaaagaagttcttgaagaaaaatgacttttttagttttttaaggAGAAAACCATAAACTAATATCATTCAGACAACCAACAGACTCAACCAAATACTCTAGTGTGTGTATAAACGCTAAGGTATCTCAAGAGACCAAGGAAAAGTCTAGAAAAGGACCAAAAATGACCACTGGACTAGGATGTCAACCGTACCTTAAGGGTTGGTCAACCGGTCGGTCTGCAGATGGTTGACCAGCCCTAAAGGCGCGATTGACCGCTTGTATGCACATTTCATAAATTCACAAATTTTGTGCATGTTTTTAAGAAATCAATGCATTAACCCTACACTAGACCTAGTTGACGTGTTAACATTGGAAATCAGCATGCATGCGTGAGAAACAGTATAGAAAAGTTTTGCAAACTCATTTAGACAAATTGTATTTTCTTGAAAAGAGTCGTGGAAATCAATTTGATTGTAAAACATGGATGCTTTTCTTCACCAAAACGGTGAGAACACATTACTTTTTCATGAATTTGAACTCAGAACATTGAGCTACATGAAAAACTTCAACATACACATTTTTGCATGCATAATGAAATGTGAACTTGGGACTTGAAAGAAAATGGTAAGAGGATTGACCTAAACACGAAATTTCTTGTAGGTATAGTGGGAAAAACACTTTCACAAAGAATGGAAAGATGAGATGAGAAACAAAGCAATGAGAGAATAAGTGTTTTCTCTCCAAAAACCAAAGTTCTGGTTTCTTCTCTAAAGATGGAAGAACACTGTTTTTTCTTCAACAAAGCCTCTCTTTTCCCTTGCTATGGCATGCAAGAAATTGCCCCTTGTATGGTCTATTTATAGACCATGCAAAAGGGAGGGAAAGGAAGTTGGaaatttttatgttaaaattcaaaattccaaCTTCCAAAACCACCAACTGAAAACTATCAATTCCCTGACTCGTTGCTTGACTCGTGGCAACAGCTAGAACACATGGTCCACCCAAAACAATTAGCCAATCAGaagcaaaaaaaatcaaaagttaaaTTTTAACTGAACTGATTGACCACCCTATAGAGGGCCAGTCATCCGCCTTTTAGTGGCCAATCAACCGCTCTGTGCAATTTTTATTTCTTCCTTTGTTTtagtttgattttcaaattgtttAGCTGATTTATTATTTGTTTGGTTAAAAAATGACTACCGACGCTACGAAATTGCATAATTACTACTATAATTTGGACATTTTTAATTAAGCAACAAGATAATCCTCAAGGATGGCAGGAAGATGTGGTGACAATAATGTCTAAAGCTATAAGTTTCACCTCCAATATCCAACAATTGGCTTcacttgttttaaaattaaaagggtaaATGGGTTGACCCATGTGTAAATCAGTAGGATCATGAATGGGTCAAATCATTTTATATAAATGGGTCATAGATGGGTAAATTTGCCACTAAATTCACTAATGACTTGACCCACCGTTACCCATACCCTCCCATTTTACATGTCTAATAGTAGTGAAGTCATATATTGCCTGTTGTAACTAAAAATATATACTATGACCGTGATAAGAGTACAAGATATGTTGAAAGTATGAGATTATGGATTTCTTATTTGTCAAGGATGTCTTTTTAGCACTTGGTTTTAGTTACCTTCCTTTTTCTTATAGAAGTCACGAGTTATGAGACCCCCTCCTGCaatttcattgctttctttttctttatgaTCTGGGAAGTACTTGGGCATGAATATGTTAATACCTATCTGCATTCATAAGTTTATCCTTCCTGCTGCATGCTTTCAAGAGTTTGTGCAAACAACTGTTTCTTTAGACTAGAAGTTTCTCTTGGTTTCCCTATTTTTACCTATATTTAAAATCATCAGCAATTATTCTGTTTTCAGTGGGAATTTGGGGCTCTCAGAAAGATGTTTCCAAGATTTGATCTTGAGAGATCAAAACCATCCTGCTGCTCTCATTAATTATGCTGCCCTTCTTTTGTGTAAATGTGGCTCGATTGTTGCAGGTAAGATCTTGATGGGTTTTGACTTCTTCATGATCTAACCTTGAAGACATGTTATTTTTCAGCTTGGCTTGTTAAATGGGAGGGAGTTATTTCATTTCTTGTGGATTTTGCTTCTtcttaatatcattttctatttaCGGAAACCCTTATGTTAGTTTCCTTAATCTAAGGTGCTGGGGCAAATGCTGATGAAGGAGCTTCTGTAGATCATGTTATAGCTGCCAATGTTGCAAAGGAGTGTCTGTTTGCAGCAATAAAAATGGAACCTAAAGCAGCACATATGTGGGCAAATCTTGCTAATGCGTATTATCTGACCGGCGATCATAGAAGTTCTGGAAAGTGCTTGGAGAAGGTGTTCAATGTTACATTCATTTATATCTTCCCATTTTCATGTCATTCGTTTGTTTCTTTATTCATTTTAGTGGCAATGATTTTCCCCCTTTGTTTGACATTAAATTATCAAAAAGTTCAGGCAAAATAATTTAGTGTAACTTTTAATGgttctttaatattttatttgatgGAAGAATTAACAAGCTTATAGTCAAAAGGCATCAGATCTGCTACTTCAAGTTCACATATTTATGTGCATGATTATATTTAGTTGTGCATGTATCTATCTATGCATGGTGTTATGGTGTTGGCCTAATTCCAGTGAGGTATTGTCAGTTTTGGCCCACTTGTCTCACAGTTTTGTTCTATAAAAGGCATCTCACATAGTTGGGGCtgaaccatccttataagcccaagatctccttAGCACACATCCAATGCGAAACCGCATAGATAGGGCTCAATCTAAAGTACATTAAGTTCATGGTTGATATTGTGCTCTAGGATTTTTATTGGCTTGAGCAATTACTGGTTGCATGTTACCAGGCAGCAAAGCTGGAGCCCAATTGTATGTCTGCACGGTATGCTGTTGCAGTCCACCGAATTAAGGATGCAGAAAGGCTGCAAGATTCTGGCGAACAGCTTTCTTGGGCCAGTAATGAGATGGCTTCAATACTTAGGGAAGGAGATTCTGCTCTGATTGAACTTCCTACAGCATGGGCTGGGTTTGCCATGGTCCACAAGGCTAAACATGAGATAGCGGCGGCATATAAAACTGAACCAGATGAGTTGATGGAGATGGAAGACCATGCTCTGCACAGTTTAAAGcaggttttttttttcctctggTTTTCCTTCTGTATTCTGAAGCTGCTGCTACTTTCACATGATATTAGTTTGCACTTGTATTTCCCATATTTAAATACCCTGGCTTCTCTTTGGGGCCACCACCAAGTCCACATTGATGAAGGTATCAGTTGGTGCTGAATATATTGGTCCTCTTCTTCGTTTTGGCAGACGTTCtgctttaatattttttaatgccAAGACATGATGCATGATTATCTAAGCAGAATAACACTGGGAGTCATTTATAAAAGCCCTGTGGTGCACATTCTTTAGATACTGGATGGTAATTATTATCATTCAACAGTTTCTATTATTCTGTGTATTGTGTCAAGATTTTGTACATCCTGATGTAGATCATTGTAGCATTGTACATCTTATTTCATTGCCACACTCATGAAGGTtccttatattttgaaaatataaaggaaGGTAAATATTGCTGCCATCCTTGCTAATTAGGAAGATAAATATATCTGATTGAATAATATTGTTATGTTGTTTGGAGCATGGGCTTGTGCCTTGTGACTCATCTCCTGTCCCCCACCCTCCACTGGAAAGGCCAAGGGTCAACTCCTGCTGGGGCTGAGGTTGTGTATCTGTGCGTTTACCTTAAAAAGTTGTTTATGCTGCTGACAGCCATTCAATCCTCTCCTCCCggttatatataatatttttttaaaaaaatttaaaatcttattttcttTTGCATACATCTTCATCCAACTGAAGGCTAGGAGTACCAGGGTTCATTTATGTAACCAACCACACCCCCCCTCCTCCTCTCAACTGCTTGGTAAAATTGTATCATGTAAAAGCAGGCCTGAAGGATGTATGAATCAGTTTTCTTCAACAGAACATCTGCACTCTAATTATATCTCTTTGTTTAAGTAAGGCAATATCAGAGGACCCAGAAGACACTGTGCAGTGGCATCAGCTCGGTCTTCACAGTCTCTGTACCCAACAATTCAAGATGGCACAGAAGTACTTGAAGGCTGCCATTGTTCGTTCCAAGGACTGCAGTTATGCTTGGTCTAATCTTGGTATACTCAATATCAACCACTTCTCTCTATTTTTTTCTCCAACTTCCTAAGTTTCAAATGGTGTGCTTACCATGACCGGGGATTGAGATTACAACACACTTCATATCCAGGTATATCATTGCAGCTATCAGAGGAACTCTCACAAGCCCAAGAAGTATTCAAGCGGGCCTTGTCATTGGCGATGCCTCAACAGGCCCATGCAATATTTTCGAATCTTGGAGTTCTCTGCCGGCAGCAAAAGCAATATGAACATGCAAAAGCCATGTTCACAAAGTCTCTTGTACTCCATCCTGGCTATGCTCCTGCCTATAATAATCTTGGCCTTGTATTTATTGCTGAAGGTCAGTGGGAGGAAGCCAAGTTCTGCTTCAACAAAGCCCTCCAGGCAGACCCATTGCTGGATGCTGCCAAGTCCAACTTCATTAAAGCTTCGGCCATGTCAAGAGCATGTTTGGGTACTCATTCTTCTCTGCTCCAAGCATAAATTATACTTAAATGATGGTTTGTCGGTTTCTCTACCCTGGAATGGGTTGTAAAACTGTACATCTTTGTTTACAaggaagccaaaaaaaaaaaaaagaagagcaGCAGCAGCATTCGTcctgtaaattttttttaaaaataaatttttttagcaaaattgaatatgcctttgtcatataaaatataaaatgagcAAGCTGTCCTTTTAACCTGCTTCATGCCAAAACTTGAATTCCTCTCTTCCTCTCCATCTCCATATGCCCTCTTCGGCCCTTTCTTGGGCCGTACTGGGGCTGCCATCAGCAATTTTTGCCGCCGAGGGTAAGTCTTCTTCCTTGTTCTAATACCATATTTTTTTTGTCTCCCATCTTCAATCTAAACTATCCCTTTTCATGGTTgatgttttctttttctaataaAATAGGTCTGTTTCTTCACCAATTAAACTTTTCTCTCTTTTAGTGGAAGTTAATCCTCTCTCCCATTGCTAGTGTATTGTTGCTTCGGTGCTCAAGTCCATCAGGTTCCACAGATGGTTGCTGTTTCTCTAGCCTAAAAATGTTGTATAGGAAGCACATGAACTTTTCAAGATACTATagttttaaatgaaatttttgctaaagagagagagatgcaaaCCCGGGATCATTGCTATTAGAGTCccacattggatgtgtactagAGAAATCTTGAATTAAGGATAATTTGGATTTGACTTTGTGAGAAACTTTTTATAAGACAAATTTGTCAGGCTAATGGGCTAAAGCAAACAATGCCTCACGGAAGTTAAGCTCAAGCCTGTTACAATACAATCCCACATTGAATGTATACAAGGAAAAATTTAAACTTATAAGATGATTTGATCTCTAACCATGTGAgacaccttttataggacaatCCATGATATTAATGGGTCAAAATGGACAACATTTTCCCAGAGTTAGGCCTAAAATCATTACAATTGCCGTGGTGAAAGTATAGGCATGATTTTGTAGTTAGAAGAGTCATCATTGAGGGCCAAAATCATGCTCATTTTCTATGTAAATGCAGTATGGCTAATGGCTATCTTGTAAatcaatttttttcccttttccagAAAAAGGGTTTTAAGGTGAAGGTCAAAGGATGAACATAACAAAATGATCTTGAGATTCTACGAACTCATATCATGGGAGCATTCTTCATGTGACCCCTTAAGTCGTTTTCCCCTTTGTTTTTTCGGTATTGGAACTGAGCACACCAGCATTCTTTTCTGTGATGATAATAACTCAACTAACTGGTGATCCTATCTGCTCGGATGTTTCTAAGTGATACACAGCGGACAATTTGTTGGCAAGTTCACACAAGGCCTTAGATTCAGACCAATCACTGAAAACTCAATTTGTTTTTAAGGAGGACCATAGATTGATTCAAGGGAACCCCCTAGGATGATTTTAATCATGATGTTGTGGGCTGAATTTTGGGTcttttttaagcttataaaaatTTCGCATCTGGAGGTTTTGATATTGGGTATCTGAACAATTTGCAGCTATAGATTTCCTTACACCGTGACAGTAATTTCTGAGCAcaaaaacttgaataaaaattttaaatctcatCAAAATGAATTAAACAAAACAGGTAAAGAGATGAGAATGGAAGATCAAAACATGGGGGGTTATTAGGCctagtgtcacggacccccaaaatgggactcaagtaagggccgtgtggcactcgttgagagctctccctcgacaagtcagccaactctcacacgttcaagcctgcaggcacgagcaccaggtgagtctcaatactcaaggaaaacaaggaacaataggatttcacaggggcaatatattcttatacaccgaataagactataacaatcagagacatcataatccaaggcaacagaacaccacaatgaaaagaaacTAATTGTATTATTCATTACAAGAAGAATCAACCAGACAAGCGAgaacacagatattcatatattcaattctaaatccctgaagaatacaattatagaaGTATATAAGAACCCTTTTCCACCATTAACTGGTAAAAATTATTCGCTACCCTCAATACTTTACTCCTGCGCCTTTTCACGTCTTCGCGTCCGTCCGCCACCCTCTGCTCTCCGTTCACTCTGCCCGCTTTTCCTCGTATGCCCAGTTCTTAGTGTGTTCCTCCCCCCTTTATTCCTGGTATTAACGTGTCACCCTCAATTACCAGGTCCCCGTGCTTTCCACTCTTTATCCCTTTCTATCCCCTTTCACTAACCCATCCTCCCCACCATATAGGACGTCCTCGTCGATGGTTGTTGTGCGGCCTTTCTCACTCTATGGATGGTCGATTGTAGATGTCGTTGACTACGAATTTGGAAATCTTCAATATTCGTTATGACCATGAGATGAAGGTTGGCGATTTTTCCCAAACCATTCTTTTCTTCCCTCAGTCCTAACCACTGAACTAGAAATTTGTGTGAAGACCATCTAGATGAAGATCTGTCTGAATGAATCTCCCGGACCCGTGAGATAGGATTCGCCTTAAGAAATTGTTTGATCCCTTAATTTGTCGGTTTTTTTGAGTATCTGCGTCATCgtgtggaatggctttaaatttgcttacatgaaacacggaCGGAATGAGGTATGTGCTTTCATCCACTCGGGTTGTCAAGGCCTATAAGATGCAGTCCCACCTTTTCGATT
This window contains:
- the LOC131159475 gene encoding probable UDP-N-acetylglucosamine--peptide N-acetylglucosaminyltransferase SPINDLY isoform X2 encodes the protein MSELPERPPPAAAHRRPLPIKLEPSTTDEPSSRPQPLKVVVLADLNVDPPEIDDDDTVHVPAPDIARLINDESSQDKSTLMSKETDTAEGEDADQHCQGAPATREEKVSSLKTGLVHIARKMPKNAHAHFILGLMYQRLCQPQKAVLAYEKAEEILLRSDEEIDRPELLSLVHIHHAQCLLLGSSGDYGSDKELGSEELEEILSKLKESMQEDVRQAAVWNTLGLILLRTGRPQSATSVLSSLLVLAPNNLDCLGNLGIAYLQSGNLGLSERCFQDLILRDQNHPAALINYAALLLCKCGSIVAGAGANADEGASVDHVIAANVAKECLFAAIKMEPKAAHMWANLANAYYLTGDHRSSGKCLEKAAKLEPNCMSARYAVAVHRIKDAERLQDSGEQLSWASNEMASILREGDSALIELPTAWAGFAMVHKAKHEIAAAYKTEPDELMEMEDHALHSLKQAISEDPEDTVQWHQLGLHSLCTQQFKMAQKYLKAAIVRSKDCSYAWSNLGISLQLSEELSQAQEVFKRALSLAMPQQAHAIFSNLGVLCRQQKQYEHAKAMFTKSLVLHPGYAPAYNNLGLVFIAEGQWEEAKFCFNKALQADPLLDAAKSNFIKASAMSRACLAQAYYLSGILFWFLDYSSTSTYILVRLSSNTAIP
- the LOC131159475 gene encoding probable UDP-N-acetylglucosamine--peptide N-acetylglucosaminyltransferase SPINDLY isoform X1 — encoded protein: MSELPERPPPAAAHRRPLPIKLEPSTTDEPSSRPQPLKVVVLADLNVDPPEIDDDDTVHVPAPDIARLINDESSQDKSTLMSKETDTAEGEGKRLNKLGKCRSRISKVEGLDCGADADADQHCQGAPATREEKVSSLKTGLVHIARKMPKNAHAHFILGLMYQRLCQPQKAVLAYEKAEEILLRSDEEIDRPELLSLVHIHHAQCLLLGSSGDYGSDKELGSEELEEILSKLKESMQEDVRQAAVWNTLGLILLRTGRPQSATSVLSSLLVLAPNNLDCLGNLGIAYLQSGNLGLSERCFQDLILRDQNHPAALINYAALLLCKCGSIVAGAGANADEGASVDHVIAANVAKECLFAAIKMEPKAAHMWANLANAYYLTGDHRSSGKCLEKAAKLEPNCMSARYAVAVHRIKDAERLQDSGEQLSWASNEMASILREGDSALIELPTAWAGFAMVHKAKHEIAAAYKTEPDELMEMEDHALHSLKQAISEDPEDTVQWHQLGLHSLCTQQFKMAQKYLKAAIVRSKDCSYAWSNLGISLQLSEELSQAQEVFKRALSLAMPQQAHAIFSNLGVLCRQQKQYEHAKAMFTKSLVLHPGYAPAYNNLGLVFIAEGQWEEAKFCFNKALQADPLLDAAKSNFIKASAMSRACLAQAYYLSGILFWFLDYSSTSTYILVRLSSNTAIP